In the genome of Neovison vison isolate M4711 chromosome 4, ASM_NN_V1, whole genome shotgun sequence, the window TAGAATGTTCAAGGAGAGTAAGTCATTTGATCTGATTGGGTTTCTCGTTTTACAATGAGAGATGATGGTACCATAGTCCTAGAAGGACTGTACCTAGGTACCTTCTAGGACTGTGGTCATGTATTTAGTGTGCCTATACCAATTCTACATATGAGGTATGACcacataattcttatttttaaaaacacaacctTTTGTCtaaaaatttcccaataaaaCCATGAGAATTTTTGTGTGAATTTTCCCCACAAATGAGTAGGATTGTTGAATTTTTAGGTTTAACAAGGTTAAAATAAAGTTGgatatattttatcattaatgGTTATAAGATTGTAAattaatgctttttttcttttttaaaagataaacattgTGAATAATGAAAAAGTTACCAGAGTGAATAAAGCTTTTGTAGATATACAAAAGGAACTTGCACATTTCTCAAAAGGCCTTTCCCTTGAACCTTTGCAGAAACAGCTGGTGAGTAGAAATCGGTTCCTTTTGTTATTGTTAATAAGTTAAACTCCCAACTTTGTAAAGCCAGTAAGTTGAATGCAGTTTTTAGTATTTGGCTTTCTGCCATTCTTGGCCTTGTAGTATATACAGCATATTGAGTCATATTCAGACTAAAACATTGAGTCTGAATATGAGAATTTATTGTTTTACTTCCTATGATTAGAAGAAATTAAgtcagaaaataattatatacaagTCATTTTTGTTCACTACTcttatctacattttaaaatacagtatttttttcccttcagattcCTCAGCAGTGTCATGAAAATGAACCAGTTAATGTTGATGAAGCGACAAGATTAATGGCTCAGTTGTAATACACTGGAGATACATCAAATACCCCAAAAAGAccaataaattaaatgttttatacagttttatttttaaaaatcttgttaatGTACAGGCATtggcacatttttaaaacaaactacaTAAAACAGATCTTTCCTATAATCTAGGAAAGTGGAATGTCAGAAGTCAACAAAATGTGATAAACTTAAAGTGCTAAAACAGAAGGCACTTCACAAAATCTGTTCACTTAAACAGTTAATATAATCCTACTTTACATCCTTCACTTTATAAGTGGCAGTGAATGTGTGTTTGGATAGGAGGACACACAAAAATACGGACAGTTTCGTGGCagtaaaaaaatacaagacaaaCAAGTGATAAGCCTTTGgccaactttttttgtttttgatggccTTAGATCTATTTTAACCTTCCTCTCATAAGAGGAAAAACAAGAAGGATTCAGAATTGGAAGAAAAGCTGAAATCCCAGCATCTAATTACGTGAGGATGGAAGGGATTTgtgagtattaaatcaccttttCCCCTGAAAAAAGCCTTTGTTTTTGTGGTTGAAAGAGCCCTTTGATTTTATGGTTGAAGTTTTgtgaagtaaaaaagaaagtattagagAACACTTCAGAATCAGTGAACTAAAAAGATGttacattcattattttaaatacttaggTTATTAAGAAGTCTAAAATGTTACAGTTAGAGGTAGATAACAGTCCCAAGTTTCCATGGAATCTAATAATTTAGTATCTGGACATCAAACAGATCACAGACTCCTTCATTATCATCTAAATTAAAGTTGTAGTCATCT includes:
- the RBIS gene encoding ribosomal biogenesis factor, coding for MAKNKLRGQKSRNVFHIASQKNFKSKNKAKPVTTNLKKINIVNNEKVTRVNKAFVDIQKELAHFSKGLSLEPLQKQLIPQQCHENEPVNVDEATRLMAQL